Below is a genomic region from bacterium.
GACGCGCACCTCGCCGCCGATCTCCACCATCATGTTCTCGATGCCGAGCGCGGCGAGCGCATCGACGACGCGATCGACGGCGTAGCCCTTGGCGATCGCGGACAGGTCGATCATGACGGCGCCGTCGTCTTTTTTGACGCGGCGGTTCGGCGCGTCGAGCGTGAGGTGCGCGATGCCAATGGGGATCGTCTTCACCTGTTCGGGCGTCAGCTTCGATTCCGGGCCGAAGCCGAGCGCGTCAACGATCGGCGCGACGGTGGGATCGAACGCGCCGCCCGTGAGGCTGGCCGTTTCGATCGCGAGGGCGATGACCTCGCTTGTCGAGGGCGAAACGTTTACCCATGCGCCGGCGGGCGCGCGGTTGATCGCGACGACCTCGCTGTCCTCCCGATAAGTGGACATGAGCCGATCCACCTCGGCGATCGCATCAACGATGGCGG
It encodes:
- a CDS encoding FAD:protein FMN transferase — protein: MRATRRGLGAASLLAVLFALILTACKNAAPAATDPDSKFCVRKFSGEAIGTWWHVTALEAEPKALTGEKLEAAIVDAIAEVDRLMSTYREDSEVVAINRAPAGAWVNVSPSTSEVIALAIETASLTGGAFDPTVAPIVDALGFGPESKLTPEQVKTIPIGIAHLTLDAPNRRVKKDDGAVMIDLSAIAKGYAVDRVVDALAALGIENMMVEIGGEVRV